From one Formosa sediminum genomic stretch:
- a CDS encoding SusC/RagA family TonB-linked outer membrane protein produces the protein MKTKTFKLILFLIAIQMGAIQTMYSQENSITGHVVDESNIPVSGVTVMIKDTRIGVQTDFDGNYSIKANPGQVLLFSYLGMRTEEVTVGASKTIHVILYEDAEALNEVVVTAMGIERADRTLGYGVSTVKSADFDVARETDVLQALQGKVSGVQITGQGGGIGASTKITVRGMTRISGSNNPLWVIDGVPISDANDFTSSRTTGSIDYGNRAQDINPDDIESLTVLKGASAAALYGSRASNGVIVVTTKKGKGKATVSYSSTIRFDNPLRLPDFQNTFGPGDYGVYNEAEGDNLQEVGAGWGARISEGGTYTDYAGNVQTFQSYPDLQKDFYELGSTNIHSFAISGVSDKGQNDYRFSTSYTSKEGIIPGSSLEKLNLGLKSGAQLYDNLKSSFSINYVNSSIEGAVAQGGNDPNILMSVINTLPRTTDINVFTPWISEDGEEQLAPVDADGTNNPYWIVHENQRTSDTERFFGNVNLDYQPVKHLSVLGRVGYDTYNTTHFSNKHKGTIGLLEGNYTENHISRNELTLDFLTTYNNVFGDFDFKIMGGAQWNQREWSTIGNQGISLTIPELFDPGNVETNVPWKNYAKTRIFGVFSDLTLTYKTWLTLNASARNDWSSTLPEGGNSYFYPSVALSFVFTDAFKIDSNILNYGKLRGNWANVGSDTGAYQLDFLYSPQSTWYGQFSTSGTFPFDGQLAFSGPNTLPNVNLKPENQANYELGIELGLLKNRVTIDATYYKNVTTDQIISLLVPASTGYSSAMTNIGEISNTGFELEIGAKIIRYKGFVWNLNYNFSTNETIIDDLGEGIDKYTMASAFNGLVVGAEEGQSIGIYGNRFARAVDENGNTIEDQILVNSNGLRYEGDNERLGDITPDFTMGLTSVFRYKGWSLSTTFDWKEGGVLYSQTVSSLRTSGLAKETAVDRETLFVDPNTYMVNEDGTYSENTIAIPSVQQYWSNYSASRIHESNTFDATYIKWRELGLAYTFNKEQLNNSPFKSLRIGVQGRNLGIFNTSIPHIDPETNLFGSGSNGGAIEYNGVPSTSSVGFNVQVKF, from the coding sequence ATGAAAACAAAAACCTTCAAATTAATACTCTTTTTAATTGCAATCCAAATGGGGGCAATTCAAACTATGTATTCACAAGAAAATAGTATTACAGGACATGTTGTAGATGAGTCTAACATTCCGGTTTCAGGAGTAACCGTCATGATAAAAGATACTAGAATAGGTGTGCAAACAGATTTTGATGGGAATTATTCTATTAAAGCAAATCCTGGTCAAGTATTACTATTTTCTTATTTAGGGATGAGGACTGAAGAGGTTACTGTTGGAGCATCAAAAACCATACATGTAATTTTATACGAAGATGCAGAAGCTTTAAATGAAGTTGTAGTTACAGCCATGGGTATTGAACGCGCAGATAGAACTTTAGGGTATGGTGTAAGTACTGTAAAATCTGCAGATTTTGATGTGGCTAGAGAAACAGATGTGCTTCAAGCATTACAAGGTAAAGTTTCTGGAGTTCAAATAACAGGACAAGGAGGAGGCATAGGAGCTTCAACTAAAATAACAGTACGTGGGATGACGCGTATTAGCGGTTCTAATAATCCATTGTGGGTAATAGATGGAGTACCCATTTCTGATGCTAACGATTTTACAAGTTCAAGAACTACAGGATCTATAGATTATGGAAATAGGGCACAAGATATAAATCCAGATGATATTGAAAGTTTAACTGTTTTAAAAGGAGCCTCTGCAGCAGCTTTATATGGTTCTAGAGCATCGAATGGTGTAATTGTAGTTACAACAAAAAAAGGGAAAGGCAAAGCAACAGTATCTTACAGTTCTACAATTCGTTTTGATAATCCGTTAAGATTGCCAGATTTTCAAAATACATTTGGCCCTGGAGATTACGGAGTGTACAATGAAGCAGAAGGAGATAATTTACAAGAAGTAGGTGCCGGTTGGGGTGCACGTATTTCTGAAGGCGGAACATATACAGACTATGCTGGTAATGTACAAACCTTTCAATCTTATCCAGATCTTCAGAAAGACTTTTATGAATTAGGCTCTACAAACATACATAGTTTTGCTATTTCGGGAGTGTCGGATAAAGGTCAAAACGATTATAGGTTTAGTACCTCATATACGTCTAAGGAAGGTATTATACCGGGTTCTTCATTAGAAAAATTAAATTTAGGTTTAAAATCAGGTGCTCAATTATATGATAATTTAAAATCTAGCTTTAGTATAAATTATGTTAACTCTAGTATTGAAGGCGCAGTGGCACAAGGTGGAAATGATCCAAATATATTAATGAGCGTAATTAATACGCTACCACGTACTACAGATATAAATGTGTTTACGCCTTGGATTAGTGAAGATGGTGAAGAACAATTGGCACCTGTAGATGCAGATGGCACAAATAACCCGTATTGGATTGTACACGAAAACCAAAGGACTAGCGATACAGAACGTTTCTTTGGAAATGTAAATTTAGACTATCAGCCTGTTAAGCATCTGTCTGTATTAGGACGTGTAGGTTATGATACTTATAATACAACACATTTTTCTAATAAACATAAAGGAACTATAGGTTTGTTAGAAGGAAACTATACGGAAAACCATATTAGTAGAAATGAGCTGACTTTAGATTTTTTAACAACGTATAATAATGTATTTGGCGATTTTGATTTTAAAATAATGGGTGGTGCCCAATGGAATCAAAGAGAGTGGAGTACAATTGGTAATCAGGGTATAAGTTTAACAATACCAGAGCTTTTCGATCCTGGAAATGTAGAAACAAATGTGCCATGGAAAAACTATGCTAAAACACGAATATTTGGAGTGTTTAGCGATTTAACATTAACTTATAAAACGTGGTTAACGTTAAATGCTTCGGCTAGAAACGATTGGTCGTCCACTCTACCAGAAGGAGGAAATAGTTATTTTTATCCATCTGTAGCCCTAAGTTTTGTGTTTACAGATGCTTTTAAAATCGATAGTAATATTTTAAATTATGGAAAACTAAGAGGGAACTGGGCTAATGTGGGCAGTGATACCGGCGCTTATCAATTAGATTTTTTATACTCACCTCAATCTACTTGGTACGGACAATTTAGTACAAGTGGAACTTTTCCATTCGACGGACAGTTAGCGTTTTCTGGGCCAAATACACTACCTAATGTAAATTTAAAACCAGAAAATCAAGCGAATTATGAGTTGGGGATTGAATTGGGCTTGCTGAAAAATAGAGTGACTATAGATGCAACTTATTATAAGAATGTTACAACAGATCAGATCATTTCGTTATTAGTGCCTGCATCTACAGGGTATAGTTCTGCAATGACCAATATTGGAGAAATTTCTAATACAGGTTTTGAGTTGGAAATTGGAGCTAAAATTATCAGGTATAAAGGCTTTGTTTGGAATTTGAATTATAATTTTTCAACAAACGAAACTATTATAGATGATTTAGGAGAAGGAATAGATAAATATACCATGGCCTCTGCATTTAACGGATTAGTTGTGGGTGCAGAAGAAGGACAGTCTATAGGAATTTATGGAAATAGATTTGCACGTGCTGTAGACGAGAATGGAAATACTATTGAAGATCAAATTTTAGTAAATAGTAATGGGTTGCGTTATGAAGGTGATAATGAAAGATTAGGAGATATTACACCAGATTTTACAATGGGACTGACTTCTGTGTTTAGATACAAAGGATGGAGTTTATCTACAACCTTCGATTGGAAAGAAGGCGGTGTGTTGTATTCACAAACAGTATCGTCTCTTAGAACATCAGGTTTGGCAAAAGAAACTGCTGTAGATAGAGAAACACTGTTTGTAGATCCTAATACATATATGGTTAATGAAGATGGTACGTACTCAGAAAATACCATTGCTATCCCAAGTGTACAACAATACTGGTCTAATTATTCTGCAAGTAGAATTCATGAAAGCAACACGTTTGATGCAACATATATTAAATGGAGAGAGCTAGGATTAGCTTATACTTTTAATAAAGAGCAACTTAATAATTCTCCGTTTAAATCTTTACGAATTGGAGTTCAGGGAAGAAACCTTGGAATCTTTAATACCAGTATACCACATATAGATCCAGAAACTAATTTATTTGGATCAGGTAGTAATGGAGGTGCGATTGAATATAACGGAGTGCCATCTACAAGTAGTGTAGGATTTAATGTTCAAGTTAAATTTTAA